A portion of the Pagrus major chromosome 8, Pma_NU_1.0 genome contains these proteins:
- the arsa gene encoding arylsulfatase A: MDYIRFFFVNILLFHTCSASPPNFVLLFADDLGFGDLGCYGHPSSITPNLDRLAEDGLRFTDFYCTSPVCSPSRASLLTGRYQTRSGVYPGVLYPGSIGGLPLNETTIAEVLKPLGYATAAMGKWHLGVGENGTFLPTKQGFDQYLGIPYSHDMGPCHNLTCFPPDIKCFGNCDVGVVTVPLMHNEVIKQQPVNFLDLERAYSDFATDFITTSAKKKQPFFLYYPSHHTHYPQYAGPGAAGRTLRGPFGDALLELDNTIGHLMATLEKTGVIRNTLVFFTSDNGPELMRMSRGGNAGPMRCGKGTTYEGGMREPAIAYWQGTIRPGVTHEMASTLDILPTIASLAGAKLPPVMLDGVDMTDILFNRGQSKRETMMFYPTDPNEMFGLFALRLGKYKAHFYTRGASHSGTIPDPDCSPFAALKAHDPPLLFDLEADPSEHYPLPPEGRPDLEALLERIKKIKEQFEASMVFGESQISKGTAQNLEPCCNPTCSPKPSCCQC, encoded by the exons ATGGACTACATCCGCTTCTTCTTTGTGAACATTTTACTTTTCCACACCTGCTCGGCCTCACCGCCGAACTTCGTGCTCCTTTTCGCGGATGATTTGGGGTTCGGGGACCTGGGCTGTTATGGACACCCCAGCTCAATCACTCCGAACCTGGACCGCCTGGCAGAGGATGGACTCCGCTTCACAGACTTCTACTGCACCAGCCCGGTGTGCAGCCCGTCCAG GGCATCGTTGTTGACGGGGCGCTATCAGACCCGCTCAGGTGTCTACCCAGGAGTGTTGTACCCAGGCTCTATAGGTGGCCTTCCTCTGAATGAGACCACCATAGCTGAAGTGTTGAAACCTCTGGGCTATGCTACTGCTGCCATGGGGAAGTGGCACTTAGGAGTTGGTGAAAATGGGACGTTTCTTCCAACCAAGCAGGGGTTCGACCAGTACCTGGGCATCCCCTACTCCCACGACATG GGCCCCTGTCATAACCTGACTTGTTTCCCTCCAGACATCAAGTGTTTTGGAAATTGCGATGTGGGCGTTGTGACTGTTCCCCTCATGCACAACGAGGTCATCAAGCAGCAACCTGTCAACTTCCTCGATCTGGAAAGGGCTTACAGTGACTTTGCAACCGATTTCATTACCACATCTGCcaagaaaaaacaacctttcTTCCTCTACTATCCCTCTCAt CACACTCACTACCCCCAGTATGCAGGTCCAGGAGCAGCGGGGCGGACATTAAGGGGCCCATTTGGAGATGCTCTGTTGGAGTTAGACAACACAATAGGACACCTGATGGCAACCCTGGAGAAAACAGGCGTGATCAGAAACACACTGGTCTTCTTCACTTCAGACAATGG gccTGAACTGATGCGTATGTCCCGTGGAGGTAACGCTGGCCCTATGAGATGTGGAAAAGGCACGACATATGAGGGGGGCATGAGAGAGCCAGCCATCGCCTACTGGCAAGGGACAATCAGGCCAG GTGTGACTCATGAGATGGCCAGCACTCTAGATATCCTCCCAACCATTGCAAGTCTGGCAGGAGCCAAACTACCCCCGGTGATGCTGGACGGGGTCGATATGACAGACATCCTTTTTAACAGAGGACAG agtaAAAGGGAGACGATGATGTTCTACCCCACAGATCCCAACGAGATGTTCGGCCTGTTTGCTCTCAGGTTAGGGAAGTACAAGGCCCACTTCTATACACGAG GTGCTAGCCACAGCGGTACTATCCCAGACCCAGACTGCTCACCATTTGCAGCCCTCAAGGCCCACGACCCCCCTCTTCTTTTTGACCTGGAGGCCGACCCCTCGGAGCACTACCCTCTACCTCCGGAGGGAAGACCTGACCTTGAAGCCCTGCTGGAAAGAATCAAGAAAATCAAGGAGCAGTTTGAAGCCTCCATGGTGTTCGGAGAGAGCCAGATATCAAAAGGGACAGCCCAGAACCTGGAGCCTTGCTGCAATCCTACGTGTAGCCCTAAACCCAGCTGCTGCCagtgttga